From Brassica oleracea var. oleracea cultivar TO1000 chromosome C3, BOL, whole genome shotgun sequence, a single genomic window includes:
- the LOC106332772 gene encoding uncharacterized protein At5g39865, producing the protein MGCVSSNLLNHDEDFPQIGGSSAFGHHIVKLTSTTYGLLTLDPPSSPPTTPPQKFTTGTDTKSFLSEPEVINSWELMSGLDGESFRFTPLPKTPPVKYKVFGGDNKENSDPNRKIPTKSLSKEVLKPLDPKPSERFERICPAGGENRVVIYTTSLRGVRRTFEECNAVRAAVEGSGVVICERDVSMDRGFREELTTLMAKRAGNDKASALPPRVFVKGMYIGGAEEVLRLVEEGVFGEMVRGLPSKKAGGCRRGGYGDGACDGCGSLFFLPCFRCNGSCKVVKGWGSSAVVVRCTECNENGLVPCPICS; encoded by the coding sequence ATGGGTTGCGTTTCATCGAACCTCCTAAATCACGACGAAGATTTCCCTCAGATCGGCGGCAGCTCCGCCTTCGGCCACCACATCGTCAAGCTAACCTCCACTACTTACGGTCTCCTCACTCTCGATCCTCCCTCTTCTCCACCTACGACGCCGCCTCAGAAATTCACCACCGGTACGGACACAAAGTCATTCTTGTCTGAGCCGGAGGTTATCAACTCGTGGGAGCTTATGTCTGGTCTCGACGGCGAGAGCTTCCGCTTCACTCCTCTCCCGAAGACTCCTCCGGTGAAGTACAAAGTCTTCGGCGGAGACAACAAAGAGAATTCAGATCCTAACCGGAAAATTCCGACAAAATCATTAAGCAAAGAGGTTCTGAAACCGTTAGATCCGAAACCGTCGGAGAGGTTCGAGAGGATTTGTCCTGCAGGAGGAGAGAATCGCGTGGTGATCTACACGACGTCGTTGCGCGGCGTGCGTCGGACGTTCGAGGAATGTAACGCCGTGAGAGCCGCGGTGGAGGGGTCCGGTGTAGTGATCTGCGAGAGAGACGTGTCGATGGATAGAGGATTCAGAGAAGAGCTCACAACTCTGATGGCCAAGAGGGCTGGTAACGACAAGGCTTCTGCATTGCCGCCAAGGGTGTTTGTGAAGGGAATGTACATTGGTGGAGCAGAGGAAGTGTTGAGATTAGTGGAGGAAGGTGTTTTCGGGGAGATGGTTCGTGGGTTGCCGAGTAAGAAAGCCGGAGGATGCCGCCGCGGCGGCTATGGAGATGGTGCTTGTGATGGATGCGGTAGTTTGTTTTTCTTGCCGTGTTTCAGGTGTAACGGAAGCTGTAAAGTTGTGAAAGGATGGGGCAGCTCCGCCGTTGTAGTGAGGTGTACGGAGTGTAATGAGAACGGTCTTGTTCCATGTCCGATTTGCAGCTGA
- the LOC106328131 gene encoding polyadenylate-binding protein-interacting protein 12-like — MTVADNVGAGTEAVAISPSPPSSITSQGSGVSTNDDQDGEIGSHVERSDGGESLKQRDMRELQELLSKLNPMAEEFVPPSMTKQGGVNGFNGVNGGFFTVAGSFLPSNGFGAAGYFPVNEDGGFRRKKPFGQQGKRRMNPRTSMAQREDIIRRTVYVSDIDQQVTEEQLAGLFIGFGQVVDCRICGDPNSVLRFAFIEFTDEGGARAALNLSGTMLGFYPVKVMPSKTAIAPVNPTFLPRSEDEREKCARTIYCTNIDKKVTQTDIKLFFEAVCGEVHHLRLLGDYHHPTRIGFVEFVMAESAITALNCSGVIVGSLPIRVSPSKTPVRSRAVPRQQMH, encoded by the exons ATGACGGTCGCTGACAACGTCGGAGCTGGTACGGAGGCTGTTGCGATCTCGCCGTCGCCACCGTCTTCCATCACCAGCCAAGGATCAGGAGTCTCTACCAACGACGATCAGGATGGTGAGATCGGATCGCACGTGGAGAGATCTGACGGTGGAGAGAGCTTGAAGCAGCGTGACATGAGAGAGCTCCAGGAGCTTTTGTCTAAGCTTAACCCCATGGCTGAAGAGTTCGTCCCTCCTTCAATGACCAAGCAAGGAGGAGTTAACGGGTTTAACGGCGTTAACGGTGGTTTCTTCACCGTCGCAGGGTCTTTCCTTCCCAGCAATGGGTTTGGTGCTGCCGGTTATTTCCCCGTTAACGAAGACGGCGGCTTTAGAAGG AAGAAGCCGTTCGGACAACAAGGGAAACGGAGGATGAATCCTCGGACAAGCATGGCTCAGCGTGAAGACATCATCCGAAGAACTGTCTATGTGTCTGATATTGACCAACAG GTCACTGAGGAGCAGCTTGCTGGTCTGTTCATCGGCTTTGGACAG GTTGTTGACTGTCGCATCTGTGGTGACCCAAACTCAGTGCTTAGGTTTGCTTTCATCGAGTTCACTGATGAAG GGGGTGCAAGAGCTGCGCTGAACTTGTCTGGGACGATGCTGGGATTCTATCCTGTGAAGGTTATGCCGTCCAAAACAGCTATTGCACCGGTTAACCCCACTTTCTTGCCAAGG AGTGAAGATGAGCGTGAGAAGTGTGCGAGAACCATCTACTGCACTAACATCGACAAGAAG GTCACTCAAACGGACATAAAGCTCTTTTTTGAGGCTGTGTGTGGAGAGGTGCATCATCTGAGGCTTCTGGGAGATTATCATCATCCAACTAGAATTGGTTTCGTTGAGTTTGTCATG GCTGAAAGCGCAATAACTGCTCTCAACTGCAGTGGCGTCATTGTTGGTTCTTTACCGATAAG GGTGAGTCCGTCAAAGACACCTGTTCGTTCCCGTGCTGTCCCGCGACAACAAATGCATTGA